The genomic window aatttttcaaaataatatgTTTAAATAGTCATGGCGGGATGTGATTCAAAGGAAATGACAACTTTAACAATTAGTCATCAATAATTTAAGGATGCGGTTACGTTAAAAATGGGATGAAAACGAAAAATGCAAACCATTTAAATTCCTTTCATAAATTCTTAACCAAAATACTTCATAGAATACCTATCTTACTTAGTCCATGTTGCAATAAAATATCGTTCTTAAAAATTACTTTGTAAAGACAGTTATTGCGCTTCAGTGAAATATCACCAAATTTCATCAAACTATTTTTTGACAACGATATTTTAATTCAACATGGAAAAATATGCGAGGTATTCTATGAAGTATTTTGGTTAAGAATTTATGAAAGGAATTTAACGGTTTACAATTTTGATTTTCCCaccattttaaatttaaatgcacCCTTAAAAACCATATGTTGCCACTTTACAATTTTGACAATATCTGATAGAAGACtttaatttattactatttttatttaatttattttagattcgaaaaaataaaaatgtacttttacatTGCTCATTTCTAAATGTTTgaaagaatttaattttttttcataaatggCCAAATGTCCCTCTTAAAAGTATACCCTCCTCCATTAAAAGtaacatttatttttgtaaaagtctgccgaagtttgtttttttccataATAATGCTAAAATATTTACTTTATAATAAAGGAAATGATAACCATTTACTGTTGTTGGGTGGATCAAGAGGGAATAACATACATTTTGTAATTATACTGTCGAGATTAAAAAGTTCCATATTTTGAAGTAGTTTACTTACGATGCAAATATTAAGTGATTTTGATTCAAAAGGGTAATTATAGAAAGATTCGTAAGATGTAAACTTTTGAcctattaaaaaatattcatttttagcATTAactatgttattaatttttattacacaATATTCGTTGTTTAGACAATAACAGTTGACATTGGAATGTGCTTCTACAGTATAcacaatattattatatttaagctTATTATACTGTTTAGTAGAATTAAAAGATAAATGTAACAGTGGACCATTAAAATGTTGAATTTCACATTTCTTTGTGACACTATCATTAATTACTGATATAGTATTAGCTTCTGTCAGGCGACAAAACAATTGTTCTAATGGTTTATTAGGCGATTTCACTgacttttttatttcatttaaatagttttcaaaAGGAAAAGCAGAAATCTGGTCCAATGGACCAAACAACCGAGCTTCTTCACTCAAGTGACACAATACATGAACATTATAAATTAAAAACTCTAATCCATACAGGTCTTTGGAATGGGTTATAAAGCAGTCCAGTAATTTTCTAGGAACATCACAACCAAAATTTGCTAAGTGCCTTTTAGATAACAGGATAGTAACAGAAGAATGCAATAGAAGAAAGTGTTCATACATAGCcttatcaatattttttaaaactaggACTCCTAAATAAAGCAAAAGAGTTCTAAATTCTGTTGCTTTAAAACGAGCTACCTCTGAAAGACTTCGAGGTTTTCTATTGAACTCTGAGACAACAAATTTTccataaaaaattaagttttctgATATGTTTGTAACATCCCTACCACATAACCGAACACGCAAGTCACCACATATCCATGTGAGAAGAAGTTTTTTCATAACACCTAAGTATAAACAATGCATAGAGTCAATTGGAAATTTTGAAACCAATCCTATATTTAAGACTTCCAAAGGTGAAATTCCAGTATGATGATTCTGATCAGATTTTAGCAAAAATGACTGATCCGATCTCCTTGGTGccaaaatgttattaaaaatcaTCCTATGTTTAAAGTAGTCTCCTTCTTCAGTACATTTATCACACCCTGAATAACCGTTGTGcgattttatacattttataaagGCTCGAGCTGGAGCATCACAAATGAAACTATGAACATGTATCCTATATTCTTTATCTTTAAAGGTTAGACCATTCTCCAGTAAAAATTTAAGATCATTAATAAAGTCATTCAAATAATCAGCCAGTGGGCTAGGTTTAGAATTTCCACAAAAAACACCTATAGCGAATGGTTTCACTTTTATACTGCTATTTACAATTAAACCCAAGATAGGCCAAAACTGCACTGAAGAGCTTTTAAAAAGAGGTAAACCATCAATATTAAAAGATATTAGAATATCGTTTGAAATTATTGAATCATTTGTAGAAATATAGAATTTAAGATAATTTTCCAATCCAAAATGAACATAACTGCCTGAAGTTAGTTCTTTTTTTAAGGTAATAGTAGTTGGTGTGTTCAAAAGAGTCTTAGAACTCAGAGGTAATTCTGGATGAACTGGAACTAACACATGAAGAAGATCAGTTACTGTACTATGAGTGACTTTGTTACGAATTGCCCATCTCTTTAGTTCACCATGTAAGTCGTAagagtttttttgaaatttattgGAGTTACTTGCATTATCTAAACAACTTATTAACTCTAAATCCATTTCAAAGTCAGATTCTATGCTcgtgtcattttcaatttcaCTAATATTATTACTATTAATTAAATTTTCAGAACTAACTTTAGAGTTGGTGACATCAGTACTAGAAATTATATTAACGGAATCACTATCTACTACTGTTTTACTAACAAGTGAAGAAGTCTGATTTAAATTACTTCTAGTGACATCAGTACTAGAAATTATATTAACGGTATCACTATGTACTACTGTTTTACTAACAAGGGAAGAAGCCTGATTTAAATTACTATTAAGACCTTCAATCGTATTTTTAAGTTCCTTAGCCACCCTCCTACACATTTGGCGTTCACCTAcagattctttataaaacctttgcatgtttaatcaaataaaaaactaaaattaaaacaattCCAAATTAGTAATTTTTCTTGTTACGGTTAGGAGCATGTTTTAACCAGCGCTCTACCCTAGAGCAACTCACCTAGAACCACTTTGTTTAAGCGCAGTTAATTAAATGGTCGCTTATTTGATACTCTGTCATGCCGCCAGTTGTTACCGAAGTAATTAAAATGCTTCGCAATATTATCTGTCAAAAGAGATCTTAATATCCTATTATTCTTCTGGGTAACATCTTTCAGGTTTGAAATTGAGACACAGTTTgatttctaaaaaaatataaattaaaaaaaagttattttacatTTAGGTGCAactaatttcttttaatttatacAAAGAAAGTTTATTAAGGGAATAATTTTCTATTATAAACAAAtcagcaaaaaatttaaattttcttaatttctacAATTGGGTACAAGATGTATACAACTTACAAAAGTGTTGAAGTTCTCTTCTTCTGCCAAACATATCTCTAGTTCTTCCAGGTCTTGTAAGGATTCTATTGGCAATTTTATTTTGAAGTCATCAGGTAAATCTGAATTTTTAAATGGTTTTGATTTCTCCAAAATATTTAGAATTTTTCTGTTCTGTTCCTTAATTGTTAATATATGTTTAAGTAGAACCTTCAATCCTAGAAACAAAACATATTTACAACACATTGAATAAAGTACAGAAGGTTTTCCAttagttttttgcaattattCATTGATACTTACAATGAATGCATCCTAACATTGTGTACCTATATCGTTGGTTGTACCTATGCCCATAAAAAATTGTAAGTTTGGGGAAAACACAATTTGACCATTTACATTAATAGTATCAGTAATAACAACTATAAAAATTAGATGATTTGTTACACTATTGGAAGCTTTTTCAAGTCAATTTTTACGGTGTGCTTTAAACCAACAATATTTTTGGCAAATCAATAAGGTAGTGTTGTGCAAAATTACTCCCATAAATAAAAGAACTTACCATTTGTATCCTGAAGACTATTATCAAAATTTAGAGACTCCTTCAGAGTCGGTGTTTGTATTTCAGTTGCTTCTTGCCTACCAAAAGACGATGAAATAAGAAATAATCCAAATATAAACTAATTTAATAAACGAGGAGCCAATGGATGGAAAAAAGCGAACTCCTTGAACACGATGGATCAAGAAAAACAGGAAAACGTAAACTAACGGAAGACGGCATACACCACCATAACCAACAAAGCCATTTTGTTTGATTTGACTGTCAAAAACGTCAATTGTCATCCAAAATACACAGATAGCGGCAAGACTTTTTTTAGCCAATCACTACATAGTATTTCAAAGTAATAATAATTTGATTGGTTAAAAAAATGAACTCGATATTCTGTGGACAGGACCTTTTTCGCCGTTATGACAACTCAATGAGAAAGTTTCGCGCaaaatttgaatttatttaaTGATAAGTTTTTTGAAGATCGATGAGTGAAATCATTGTTATAGGTACTAATATTAAATTTATAGGTCTAACGATTAAAATAATGTTGTTTTGCTTTGTACCTCTGGTGTTTTACTGTGTTTTTACTTTGAACTAAACTTTAGAATTGACGCGCGAAGTATTGGTACATTATAGAGTACCTACGCATTCGTTTGTCTAATGTCTATTTTCAGTTTGATTTATAGATATTTCTATATCAAATAACTATAATATTGATGGTTACTTTCATAACGTCTTTTCAACGTTCATTTTTGGTCGATAAATTCTACCGCCCTACAATCGACGTTAAATCAACGTCTATATTATGATGTCGAAAAGACGTCTACAAATCGACACCTAATCGATGTCGTTTTAAGGTCGATCGACGTCAAGGTCTACAAATGACTTAGTATCGACGTATATTCGACTAACTCTTGCTGCTTGGGTTCTATTGTatatcccaaaatatttataattttttgattgtagtgacatttattttgatttaaagttaacccatattttttaacagcatttaaaaaattctgtaaaTTTAAATCATGTCTATCTTGATCCTCACCACCAACTGTTACATCATCTAAATAAGCGTAAACACcttgtagattttctttttttatgatAGAATCAATGGCTCTCTGAAAACATGATACTCCATTGGTAACTCCAA from Diabrotica virgifera virgifera chromosome 5, PGI_DIABVI_V3a includes these protein-coding regions:
- the LOC126885044 gene encoding uncharacterized protein LOC126885044, which encodes MQRFYKESVGERQMCRRVAKELKNTIEGLNSNLNQASSLVSKTVVHSDTVNIISSTDVTRSNLNQTSSLVSKTVVDSDSVNIISSTDVTNSKVSSENLINSNNISEIENDTSIESDFEMDLELISCLDNASNSNKFQKNSYDLHGELKRWAIRNKVTHSTVTDLLHVLVPVHPELPLSSKTLLNTPTTITLKKELTSGSYVHFGLENYLKFYISTNDSIISNDILISFNIDGLPLFKSSSVQFWPILGLIVNSSIKVKPFAIGVFCGNSKPSPLADYLNDFINDLKFLLENGLTFKDKEYRIHVHSFICDAPARAFIKCIKSHNGYSGCDKCTEEGDYFKHRMIFNNILAPRRSDQSFLLKSDQNHHTGISPLEVLNIGLVSKFPIDSMHCLYLGVMKKLLLTWICGDLRVRLCGRDVTNISENLIFYGKFVVSEFNRKPRSLSEVARFKATEFRTLLLYLGVLVLKNIDKAMYEHFLLLHSSVTILLSKRHLANFGCDVPRKLLDCFITHSKDLYGLEFLIYNVHVLCHLSEEARLFGPLDQISAFPFENYLNEIKKSVKSPNKPLEQLFCRLTEANTISVINDSVTKKCEIQHFNGPLLHLSFNSTKQYNKLKYNNIVYTVEAHSNVNCYCLNNEYCVIKINNIVNAKNEYFLIGQKFTSYESFYNYPFESKSLNICIVSKLLQNMELFNLDSIITKCMLFPLDPPNNSKWLSFPLL